The sequence below is a genomic window from Schistocerca nitens isolate TAMUIC-IGC-003100 chromosome 4, iqSchNite1.1, whole genome shotgun sequence.
GCGGTGCGTCTTAACGGGGAATTCGTCCGTGATGTAGTAGGTGTAGAGGGTGTAGTAGAGGAAGACCAGGAAGAGGAAGGAGAAAGGGCAGATTGTGCGGGCGGCGGTGTCGATGCGCGAGAACTTCTCCTTGCCCTGGCGCATCTCGCGCGCCACGTCCTGCTCGTTGGGCAGCAGGCGGCAGCGCTTGGCGCCGCAGACGACGGCGTCGACGAGCCGCTCGCAGAGGTCGCAGAGGCGGCCGCCCACCTCGGCCAGCCACCCGGCCTGCCCCCAGCCCAGGGCCTCCAGCTCGTCCTGCCACTCCAGCTCGTCGTCGTCTTCCCCCGTCAGCAGCACCTCGCGCCGCCGTCGGTACCGCAGCCCGTCGCTAACTGGAGATTCCTCCTCCACCAGGCCAGCCTCCACGTCCGTGTCCTCCTCTCGTCCTCCCGCGATGGCCTCCCGGACACTCTGGGTCAACTTCTCGTTGTAGGATTTGGCCGTTGAACCTGCCGGACTAGAGACAGATCCTCCAACTTCCTGCTGAAGCACGTCATCGCCAGCGTCCACCCTCTCTGCAATCTTTGAGGAATCCGTCGGAAGTACTGCAGCTGGGACACGTGTTTTAATGTTTGGTTCCAATAAAGGCTTTGTGACAAGCGACGCAGTTTTCCTTGTGTCTGCAATTATGCTAGAGGCTATCGGGGGTTTCTCAGGTTTCCAAGGAGGAGGCTTAGAAGCTGCTGTAGGTGCGGGTGTTGCTTTACCAGTGTCTGCAGTGGAACTCGCTACTGTAGGCTGTTTCTCAGCTTTAGACTCCAAATAAGTTGGTTTCCAGATGGGTAACATTGTCGGCTTGCTTTTTGCATTTTCCTTAGGACGTTCGGATGTTACCCTTTCTATGTTGACATTTGGCCCGAAGGGAAGAGGCTTTGGCGAGTATGACGGAACCCCTTCTTCAGTGCCCGTGGAGGCACTACTTGATGACTTTGGTTTCTCAGCTAAGTCTGGCTTAGGCCCAGTGATATCGGCCACGCTCCCGTACGGTGCTGTCGTACAGCCGAGCTTCCGCACTGCAGCGTACGGACGTCCTGCGCCAGCAGACGTCGCTGGGCGAGCATCTAGAGGCTCATCAACGGTGTCGTAGTGGTGTTTGTTCTTGAGCAAATCTTTGATAGCAAAATTGCTCCGCTCTGAAGGTGTTTTATCAAGGGACGTCGTGACGTCTTTAAACATTGTTTCATCCTGCGTAGTCGGTGCTTGAGCACTGCCGAGGGCATCTGCATCCTTCTTGGAGGTAGGTGCCACCTGTATGCACAGCTTGCCCTCAACAATGTCACCAGGAGGCCGTGAGTTCCGCCCTGCAGGTCGCCAGAGTTGCACCTGCTCTGTGATGTGTGTAACCAGCGCCGTGTCTTCGGCAGGGGCTGCCAAGGGTACCTCGGGCAATTCATCCAGTACCGACTCAGTACCCAGTTTTGGCTTCGTTTCTGCCTTAGATACTTTGGAGTCCACATCTGGTGCTTGCGCCGGCTTCCCCTTCACCAGCACTTGAGGCGGCTCCGTCCCTTCCGGCGTCTCCACCTGGATCTGCGGTGCGGCCGAGACTGTTGGCACGATCTTGTCGAAAAGTTTGTCTTCCTCCTGCAGAGATAACAGGAAAGCACGCTTTAGTGGTTAAATAACATACACTGTCCGTCAAAAAAGTTCTAAGACAATTTATTCTTGGAATATAAGCGACATCAGCACAATGTTTACGGTGGCGGCTTGCCCTATCAACAGCAAACCAGAGATGTGCAttcgagaaggaggaggagattaatgtttaaagtCCCgtgaacaatgaggtcattagagatggagtgcaagctcggattagggaaggatgcggaaggaaatcggccgtgccctttcaaaggaaccacccaggaatttgtctgaagtgatttagggaaatcaccgaaaacctaaatctgaatgtgcATTCGATCAGTCAATTGCGCGCAACCAGTGTTAACTGGTGGACATGCCGTTGTAGTgggtcaacgttgttgtgtcataaatcgcaatggagcaacatctctaaatcaagttcgTGAAGGTatgttccatctatgcaactaattgaaggcagtttgtttattgcgacacgcgtttcgcttcttttatttgtgaatcacTGTCAGTGGTCtgcaatacatgtttctttttatacatatgataaacgtattatgtggtagttgcaatatgttctatgtcacacTTTGTCGTGCTttgctcttatacactcctggaaattgaaataagaacaccgtgaattcattgtcccaggaaggggaaactttattgacacattcctggggtcagatacatcacatgatcacactgacagaaccacaggcacatagacacaggcaacagagcatgcacaatgtcggcactagtacagtgtatatccacctttcgcagcaatgcaggctgctattctcccatggagacgatcgtagagatgctggatgtagtcctgtggaacggcttgccatgccatttccacctggcgcctcagttggaccagcgttcgtgctggacgtgcagaccgcgtgagacgacgcttcatccagtcccaaacatgctcaatgggggacagatccggagatcttgctggccagggtagttgacttacaccttctagagcacgttgggtggcacgggatacatgcggacgtgcattgtcctgttggaacagcaagttcccttgccggtctaggaatggtagaacgatgggttcgatgacggtttggatgtaccgtgcactattcagtgtcccctcgacgatcaccagtggtgtacggccagtgtaggagatcgctccccacaccatgatgccgggtgttggccctgtgtgcctcggtcgtatgcagtcctgatggtggcgctcacctgcacggcgccaaacacgcatacgaccatcattggcaccaaggcagaagcgactctcatcgctgaagacgacacgtctccattcgtccctccattcacgcctgtcgcgacaccactggaggcgggctgcacgatgttggggcgtgagcggaagacggcctaacggtctgcgggaccatagcccagcttcatggagacggttgcgaatggttctcgccgataccccaggagcaacagtgtccctaatttgttgggaagtggcggtgcggtcccctacggcactgcgtaggatcctacggtcttggcgtgcatccgtgcgtcgctgcggtccggtcccaggtcgacgggcacgtgcaccttccgccgaccactggcgacaacatcgatgtactgtggagacctcacgccccacgtgttgagcaattcggcggtacgtccacccggcctcccgcatgcccactatacgccctcgctcaaagtccgtcaactgcacatacggttcacgtccacgctgtcgcggcatgctaccagtgttaaagactgcgatggagctccgtatgccacggcaaactggctgacactgacggcggcggtgcacaaatgctgcgcagctagcgccattcgacggccaacaccgcggttcctggtgtgtccgctgtgccgtgcgtgtgatcattgcttgtacagccctctcgcagtgtccggagcaagtatggtggttctgacacaccggtgtcaatgtgttcttttttccatttccaggagtgtatttttaggttagaatcaacttttatAGCACAAATTTTGTGATGTGAAATTATGgtttggtgttacttacgatttccagcgttATTAACTCATGCTTGTGGTCCTGGATATGTATTCGTCAGTTTCCATGGTCCAGTTGGCCGTatatatcacttgcactttccattttgtaATCAACATGTATATCTATAAAGAGATACGTGTATTGCAGGCCAATGAAGATGCTTCACCAATAAAAGAAGCTAAGCGCGTATGGCAAtagacaaactgccttcaattaattACATAGACGGAACATACACCCACGAATTTTAAGCAACTAtagaaagacggaaaacagaaaaaaatcacgaTCCAAATCAAGTATTCAAGCTATTCTCTACAATATTTTGAAgacgagaaaagtgtgtgcaaagtttgtcccgcactcTTTGACTGCCGAAGAAAACAACGATCCTGGACTCCAGccacgacttgattgaaatgcaaaaatatttttccgAACAAAATCATCACGTATGACGAGACGATGTTATCATAACGAACTTACCACAAAACGaccaagtgcagaaattcacatgaagggtcaatgcACTAAACGACATAATAGATGTTCAAACCAATGTGTTGCGCGAGCTGAACAACATCACAAAGAAGGACTTTACTGAGAGTTTCACACAGTCTAAACGTTCTATGCATTACACTCAACAGGAGGGACAATATATATAGAACACTTGAAGCATTATAATTACCATCTTAAGCTTTGTTGACTTTTTTTATTATTCCAGTCCCGAAACTTTATGGATTGACTGTGTATTTATTGTAACCTGAAATTCTCCCGGTGTACAAAATGTTGAAACAAATTATGGGAGATGTACATGTGGAAATATGGGCAATTATCCAAGACTTCAGTCGGCTGCATTTCCATTAGTTGTTTGAACAGCATGCGGGGGGTAGTCGAAAATaatgaaacaccaaaaacacagtcCATTACCATGCATAATACCATGTGGGAACACCGCTGGTATTCAATACAGCTTCCAGTCTCCTCAGAATTGATAAATATAGGTCCTGCTTAGTTTTCAAGGGAACCTTATACCATTTGCCCTGAAAAATAGTGTTAAATCCAGGTAGCAGTGATGGTGGTGGATAGCCATGAAGAACCTTTCTCTCCAAAGGAGAAcacgaaggctcaataatattgagagctGGTGCCTGTGGTGTCCAGGAGACGTGCGACATTTTATGCTCATGCTCACAACACCAGTCATGGGCGATGTGAGCCTTGTGAACAGGGGCCCTTTCGTCTCGGAAGAGGGAATCATCGTTGGGAACGAACTTTATCCCACTGGATgaacctgatcaaccaaaatgttcacataatccttgacagtaatccTACCTTGCAAAGTAATAAAGGAGCCGATGGCATACTGCGATATGAGTGCTAAAATCATctccgaacccccgccatgtttcactcttgggaagtaAGCTCAGCCAGAAGTTGGTAACAGCATGAAACAAGACCCATCCGAGGAAGTGACTCTCTTCCACTGCTTCgagttgttttggtactgacagtgAGCGTGAGTGCGAAATTCAATTCTGTAGTGACTATTGCAGCTGACGTCTTATTTTTAGCCACAATCCTTCTCAATGATCGTCCGCCACGACCACTCAATACACCTGTTTGTCCGCTTCgtaacttagcggatgatgtttctctgtTTTGCCTGTAAGCGGTGTAAATCTTTGGTGCGGTGTCTCTTAAcgcaccaaacactttggctaccttggttacagaaacACCCAATATACGAGCACGAACGATTTgcacacattcgaattcacttagcttcgacgAAATGCacttacacagaacactgttttggcCACTGCTATCACTTGCAACGTTTTGAGCACACTGCGCAGGTGCTGCTCGTGATCAAATTCCCAGCGTCTGCATTTGTATTGAGCACGCATTTCGcgcggtgtttccaaatttttgtccaaacCTTACATTTACGGTTAGCTAAAATTTCGATACTactacagaaagaaaatatgtacgaAACGTGCAGTAAGCTCAAAGGAGCTATAGCGTTTGGATGTTTCCATGGCCAAATCATGAATGAATTTGCCGAATTTGTTGCTGTACCGGTGCGCAccatccaacgtgtctacaaggaacagAGTACTAGTCGCAGTCATGTAACTTGGTGTAACAACAGCGGTCGTACAAAGACTATAACCGCCGAAAAACTAAACAAGGGCCAATATAAAGGTATCTGAATTAAACTGAACCCAAACGCCTACACAGAGTAACGCACTTCTCGATGAAGTGAACGAACCTCCACTGTGCTCGCGAAAGTAATATCTTCCAAGGGGACCATCAGACCTCTTAATCACTGATTTTGATGAGTCTCGGGTGTGTTGTAGGGACTTCAGGTGTTTTGTAGGGACCTGTGCTGAGTATCCTGCTAGTGACTTTTCAGGCAACAGCCCATAGATTACGAGAAAATCGATGTTTAAGTTTTATGAGCACTTTTACACTGATCaggcaaaacgttatgaccactgcgcaccgcgacgttggatgccgcctggtggtgtaGCGGGTACGTGACGCGATAACAatagtatgtaaacggagcagacacggacgggctcACCCTtgagaagatacgggctgcaaatggggaaattcataatcaactttgacaaagggcacattattattaagcagagcctgtgaacgagtatctcggaaatggcgaagctggtcgaatgttcacgtgctgttgTCCTGACCATCCACGGAAAcagatagaaggacagtgaaactactactagccGCCTAAATGGTTCGACGTCCACAACCctacacagaacgtggggttcggaggcttgtctgctctataagaTAAATGGTGACCTGAGGCGTCTctcccgaaagagcacaatgctggtgcacgcacaagtgtttgggAGCACACCGCTCATTATACATTGTTGAGCATcgaactccgcagcagaccacccctgaaTGTTCACATATTGACCCGACGATATCAGTGGCCGCGGGGCTATTGGGATTCGACGAATGATCAAAGGAAACGTGCGGGCTCttgggatgaatcacatttttgctacgttaGGTCGGCTgtcgtttccacaaacgccgtcatcgtggTGAACGGCAGCTCCAAATGTGCTGATGAGAGCATTATTATGCTGTGGGATACGTTCTCCTGcgcctgcatgggacctgtggtagtaatcgaagacatgcagACAGCGAACcagttgcatcccttcatgcttaatgtcttccccaacggcataaaaaaaaaatggtacaaatggctctgagcactatgggactcaactgctgtggtcatcagtcccctagaacttagaactacttaaacctaactaacctaaggacatcaaacacatccatgcccgaggcaggattcgaacctgcgacagtagcggtcgcgcggttccagactgtagcgcctagaaccgcctggccactccggccggcggcagtgTCATGTTTTAGCAGTGTAAGTGAccgtgtctctgagccagaactGTGATACAGTGGTTGTGAACTCACGTCGATGCCTCGGCCACCACTCACCCATGTGGGCCACTATCGGGCGCCACCACCGCGTGCGCAAATCACCAGCCCGTTattcacgcgaattacatgacaCGTGCTTAAGTATCTAACGCCACAtacgtccacaaacctaccaacaaactatcgtatccctgatgcgcagaatcagtgctgtatttgattccaaagacggacaaacaagctattaagcaggtggtcataatgttttggctcatttatGTATATCTGTAACGTTAGTGATGTTTGGAGTGGGCGAGCGTAGTGCAGGGGCTGCCATTCTGGCTACCATTCTGGCAGCTGGTGGTACAGGTTCAAACCCTGGTCGGCTAcgttccttttttattttcttttttccaatTGCGTAATACAAAATATCATTAAATAATATATGTCGTGCAAAACTACTGGGGAATATTCGTTttcgccgtgttccttgatttcagtaaggcatttgacaccgtgcagcattgccgtttaacgaaaaaaaacacgagcttacggagtatcggagcagacctgcgaatggattttcttgcagatagaactcaacaagtcgcttttagcggaactaaatcgacagatgtaaaggtaatatccggagtaaccacagggaagtgtgataggaccgttgctgtttacagtatatatataaatgatctcgtagaaagcgtcggatgctctttaaggatattcgcagatgatgcagttgtctataccatagtagcaacgccagaagatagtaagaatatccagaacgacctgcagagaactgatgaacggtgcaggctctggcagttgaccctgaacgtaaataaatgtaccgTATttggcatacataggaaaagaaatccactactatatagctacactattgatgacaaacagctgcagacagcgtctgccgtaaaatatttaggcgtaactgtccagagcgaccttaagtggaatgaccacataaagcagatagtgggaaaagcagaaacCAGACtcggattcataggaagaatcttaaggaaatgtcactccacgaaagaagtggcttataaggcgcttgtccgccagattcttgagtatttttcatctttctgggatccctatcatgtaggactgatggagaagatccaacgaagagcggcgcgtttcgtcacgggatcgtttagctggcgagagagctttacggaaatgctaaacaaactccaatgACAGACATTACAaaagaggcgttttgcatcacagagagatttgctACTTAAATTTCGGGACATCACTTTTCAGGAGTCAGATAACATAttactgaccacgaggagaaaattcaagaaattagagcgaATACAGAGGCTTACTTCCCACggactattcgcgactggaactggGTTGgacggatcagatagtggtaccgaaagtacccacagccacacaacattaggtggcttgcggagtatgatgtagatgtagatatataatttcattaataaattacaGCAAACTTTCTTTGAATATGGATTACGTATGTTatagaatagattacagaatcggCATACTCGTTATCACTTGCACTGCTAGAATAGAATTTCGGATGGTATTTGTCGTAGAAGCAATTGAAACAAAAATTCTTAGAGCACCGCAAACATTTCAAGAAAACTACTGTCTTGCAGGTACACGGATTTTTCAGAAGtgatactacggtcgcaggttcgaatcctgcctcgggcatggatgtgtgtgatgtccttaggttagttag
It includes:
- the LOC126251967 gene encoding uncharacterized protein LOC126251967 isoform X1, whose amino-acid sequence is MERFCLVIVTLCLLAAPDASASVLKDYRSLSKNFTSLLDTLLDKSKYDRRIRPDYGGAPLIVTVNMVIKSMGEVSEAGEHYTMDCYFRQVWRDRRLTFTLPGLEEFSLPWLFLDRVWKPDTFFMNGKRSHLHRITVPNKFLRLREDGVLTYSMRLTIKASCPMHFRKFPLDAQKCPLLIGSYGYGESDMVYRWPDTARVLTGDVELAQYDLTNISTQHGLRVMLGQVRHSMIKAVFHMKRHTGYFILQVYVPCGLIVSCSWVSFWIDPSAVPARIQLGVTSVLSLTTMGMGARAQMPPVSYATALDWYIILCFLTVFSVVVEFALIHYRERVATSIRKALQERADKEEDKLFDKIVPTVSAAPQIQVETPEGTEPPQVLVKGKPAQAPDVDSKVSKAETKPKLGTESVLDELPEVPLAAPAEDTALVTHITEQVQLWRPAGRNSRPPGDIVEGKLCIQVAPTSKKDADALGSAQAPTTQDETMFKDVTTSLDKTPSERSNFAIKDLLKNKHHYDTVDEPLDARPATSAGAGRPYAAVRKLGCTTAPYGSVADITGPKPDLAEKPKSSSSASTGTEEGVPSYSPKPLPFGPNVNIERVTSERPKENAKSKPTMLPIWKPTYLESKAEKQPTVASSTADTGKATPAPTAASKPPPWKPEKPPIASSIIADTRKTASLVTKPLLEPNIKTRVPAAVLPTDSSKIAERVDAGDDVLQQEVGGSVSSPAGSTAKSYNEKLTQSVREAIAGGREEDTDVEAGLVEEESPVSDGLRYRRRREVLLTGEDDDELEWQDELEALGWGQAGWLAEVGGRLCDLCERLVDAVVCGAKRCRLLPNEQDVAREMRQGKEKFSRIDTAARTICPFSFLFLVFLYYTLYTYYITDEFPVKTHRISASIPSSRARA
- the LOC126251967 gene encoding uncharacterized protein LOC126251967 isoform X2 encodes the protein MERFCLVIVTLCLLAAPDASASVLKDYRSLSKNFTSLLDTLLDKSKYDRRIRPDYGGAPLIVTVNMVIKSMGEVSEAGEHYTMDCYFRQVWRDRRLTFTLPGLEEFSLPWLFLDRVWKPDTFFMNGKRSHLHRITVPNKFLRLREDGVLTYSMRLTIKASCPMHFRKFPLDAQKCPLLIGSLRHSMIKAVFHMKRHTGYFILQVYVPCGLIVSCSWVSFWIDPSAVPARIQLGVTSVLSLTTMGMGARAQMPPVSYATALDWYIILCFLTVFSVVVEFALIHYRERVATSIRKALQERADKEEDKLFDKIVPTVSAAPQIQVETPEGTEPPQVLVKGKPAQAPDVDSKVSKAETKPKLGTESVLDELPEVPLAAPAEDTALVTHITEQVQLWRPAGRNSRPPGDIVEGKLCIQVAPTSKKDADALGSAQAPTTQDETMFKDVTTSLDKTPSERSNFAIKDLLKNKHHYDTVDEPLDARPATSAGAGRPYAAVRKLGCTTAPYGSVADITGPKPDLAEKPKSSSSASTGTEEGVPSYSPKPLPFGPNVNIERVTSERPKENAKSKPTMLPIWKPTYLESKAEKQPTVASSTADTGKATPAPTAASKPPPWKPEKPPIASSIIADTRKTASLVTKPLLEPNIKTRVPAAVLPTDSSKIAERVDAGDDVLQQEVGGSVSSPAGSTAKSYNEKLTQSVREAIAGGREEDTDVEAGLVEEESPVSDGLRYRRRREVLLTGEDDDELEWQDELEALGWGQAGWLAEVGGRLCDLCERLVDAVVCGAKRCRLLPNEQDVAREMRQGKEKFSRIDTAARTICPFSFLFLVFLYYTLYTYYITDEFPVKTHRISASIPSSRARA
- the LOC126251967 gene encoding uncharacterized protein LOC126251967 isoform X3 — encoded protein: MERFCLVIVTLCLLAAPDASASVLKDYRSLSKNFTSLLDTLLDKSKYDRRIRPDYGGAPLIVTVNMVIKSMGEVSEAGEHYTMDCYFRQVWRDRRLTFTLPGLEEFSLPWLFLDRVWKPDTFFMNGKRSHLHRITVPNKFLRLREDGVLTYSMRLTIKASCPMHFRKFPLDAQKCPLLIGSYGYGESDMVYRWPDTARVLTGDVELAQYDLTNISTQHGLRVMLGQGVTSVLSLTTMGMGARAQMPPVSYATALDWYIILCFLTVFSVVVEFALIHYRERVATSIRKALQERADKEEDKLFDKIVPTVSAAPQIQVETPEGTEPPQVLVKGKPAQAPDVDSKVSKAETKPKLGTESVLDELPEVPLAAPAEDTALVTHITEQVQLWRPAGRNSRPPGDIVEGKLCIQVAPTSKKDADALGSAQAPTTQDETMFKDVTTSLDKTPSERSNFAIKDLLKNKHHYDTVDEPLDARPATSAGAGRPYAAVRKLGCTTAPYGSVADITGPKPDLAEKPKSSSSASTGTEEGVPSYSPKPLPFGPNVNIERVTSERPKENAKSKPTMLPIWKPTYLESKAEKQPTVASSTADTGKATPAPTAASKPPPWKPEKPPIASSIIADTRKTASLVTKPLLEPNIKTRVPAAVLPTDSSKIAERVDAGDDVLQQEVGGSVSSPAGSTAKSYNEKLTQSVREAIAGGREEDTDVEAGLVEEESPVSDGLRYRRRREVLLTGEDDDELEWQDELEALGWGQAGWLAEVGGRLCDLCERLVDAVVCGAKRCRLLPNEQDVAREMRQGKEKFSRIDTAARTICPFSFLFLVFLYYTLYTYYITDEFPVKTHRISASIPSSRARA